The Amaranthus tricolor cultivar Red isolate AtriRed21 chromosome 6, ASM2621246v1, whole genome shotgun sequence genome has a segment encoding these proteins:
- the LOC130815247 gene encoding uncharacterized protein LOC130815247: MPWFLSITRRWMTPCAIFAAAHYAPAAPTITQFEQGAAVVMRYSHEEPVREIAHGMLVGSQFQHFIPEVAAESSPTTAHTHVSSPTYDYHLEEMDHSYPVDVAGTS; encoded by the exons atgccgtggttcctctccatcacgcgccgatggatgacaccatgtgccatcttcgcagcagcacattacgcacctgctgcgcctacgattacccaattt gaaCAAGGTGCGGCAGtagtgatgcggtacagccacgaggagccggtgagggagattgcgcatggcatgctcgtcggctcgcagttccagcacttcataccggaagtcgctgcagagtcctcaccgactaccgcccatacgcacgtctcatctcctacttatgactatcatttggaggagatggaccattcataccccgttgacgttgcggggacctcgTAG
- the LOC130815201 gene encoding homogentisate phytyltransferase 1, chloroplastic produces the protein MDLMILGSFSQTHKFPTALHLPKLRISLDSRRKKWHLLDRDSSLRFQRHLVEKSIVTFEKGSILRQTYNRRCLIVTSSGQPLESGPEVYGSKNLWNSIGTFLDAFYRFSRPHTVIGTALSIVSVSLLAVEKLSDLSPVFFTGMLEAIIAALFMNIYIVGLNQLSDIEIDKINKPYLPLASGEFSSQTGIFIVTSFAILSFWLWSYVGSRPLFWALFVSFVLGTAYSINLPMLRWKRSAVIAAMCILAVRAIIVQIAFFLHIQMHVFGKPAIFSRPVIFATAFMSFFSVVIALFKDIPDMEGDKIFGIRSFTVRLGQKRVFWICISLLQMAYAVAILVGASSSFIWSKVVTVVGHALLAAILWRSAKSTDLSSKAAITTFYMFIWKLFYAEYLLIPLVR, from the exons ACTCTAGGCGTAAAAAATGGCATCTATTGGACAGAGATAGTAGTTTGAGGTTCCAGCGACATCTAGTGGAGAAGAgcattgtaacttttgaaaaggGTTCTATTCTGCGCCAAACTTATAATAGAAGATGTCTAATAGTCACATCCAGTGGACAACCGCTTGAATCTGGACCTGAAGTTTATGGTTCCAAGAATCTTTGGAATTCGATTGGTACCTTTTTGGACGCCTTCTATAGGTTTTCAAGACCTCACACTGTTATCGGCACA GCATTGAGCATAGTTTCAGTTTCTTTACTTGCCGTGGAGAAGCTTTCTGATTTGTCTCCCGTGTTTTTCACTGGAATGTTGGAG GCCATTATTGCTGCTCTTTTCATGAATATATACATCGTGGGCTTAAATCAACTATCTGACATAGAGATAGACAAG ATTAATAAGCCATATCTTCCGTTGGCATCAGGGGAATTCTCTTCTCAAACAGGAATCTTTATTGTCACATCATTTGCTATATTG AGTTTTTGGTTGTGGTCATATGTCGGTTCAAGGCCCTTGTTCTGGGCTCTTTTTGTCAGCTTTGTGCTTGGTACAGCATATTCAATCAAT CTGCCTATGCTAAGATGGAAGAGATCTGCTGTTATTGCGGCAATGTGCATCCTAGCAGTCCGGGCAATAATCGTTCAAATTGCCTTTTTTTTGCACATACAG ATGCATGTTTTTGGAAAACCAGCTATCTTCTCTCGGCCAGTAATTTTTGCAACTGCATTTATGAGCTTCTTTTCAGTAGTTATAGCATTGTTTAAG GACATCCCTGACATGGAAGGTGATAAAATATTTGGTATTCGATCATTTACTGTGCGACTGGGACAGAAACGG GTGTTTTGGATTTGTATTTCACTACTTCAAATGGCTTATGCTGTTGCAATTTTAGTTGGGGCTTCATCTTCCTTCATCTGGAGCAAAGTAGTCACG GTTGTTGGTCATGCTCTGTTGGCTGCGATACTTTGGAGAAGTGCCAAGTCCACTGATCTCAGCAGCAAAGCTGCAATCACGACTTTCTACATGTTCATCTGGAAA CTATTTTATGCAGAGTATCTGCTGATACCACTAGTGAGGTGA